The genomic segment TCCTTTTAAGATTTATTGATTGTAATCTTATTTTCAGTACACTTATTACTTAATATTTCCATGTTTCTATTACTAATAGTTTCTCATATTAATAATATAATATTAATATGATTAATAACTAGTAATTTTTTTTATTTCTGTTTCTTAAATTTGCTTTATGTTTTATTTAAAAATAAAACAAATTGATAAAAATATCTTCGTTTTTAAAATTATGACGTATCAAAAAATCCACTTACGACTATGAAAATGAATGAATAAAAAACGTTTATTCTAAATTATAAGTATCTATCTAGATATATCTATAGATAGTGATTGGATCCACTGAAATCAAATGAAATCAAATTTGGTTTTCCGTTTTATTCTGAACGACCCCCAGGACTTATGGTTTAGGGTCTGGGAGTTTTTTTTATGAACCAACAAATTGAAAGTAACCAGTTAGAAATAAAGAATACAATAAAAAGTCAAAAATTATCCAATTATTTGGATTTGAATGTCATTTATTAGAATAAATTTATTAGTTAGGGCTATACGGATTCGAACCGTAGACCTGCTCGGTAAAAGAGCTCGAACTTATTATTATCAAAATGATTCGAACTCTTTCAAAGACCCAACATGCATTTTTTTTGCATTGGGCTCTTTCATTAACTGATAGAAAGATCAGTTAGTCTACCATATTTTTTCTTAAAAAAAAAAGATAAGAAATGGTTCCAAGTACTCTGATTGATTATTTTTTAATTCTAATACAATACAGAATAACTACCAAAGTGTTTCAAAGAAGGGTTCTCTTGACGTAGGTTTGCTTTTGGTCTAGATCAACTTAAGTTAAATATAGTCTCTAACATCCTGATTAAAAAATCAAATATGAAACTTGCTACACCTTAAGGTTCATAGGACGAAAAGATCATTTTTGAGTTCCTTATACTCATTCTGCCTAGCATTAAGTAGACTGGGTATTCACCCTATCAATATCTCAAATCAATGATGGGTTCTATTAATTCCCTACCGAAATGGGGTACTTTAATAGGACCTAATGTCAGGCTATTGTTCTCCTCTTTTTCCTAAAAAAAAGTCATGGAGTAAGACATCGATTTATTAATAAGATCAATCAATTGGTTTGATTGCGTGATGGACTCCTCTGAAAAACTTTGGCGCACGTGTAAACGAGGTGCTCTACCTAACTGAGCTATAGCCCTTGTGTTTATGATCCACATTTTATCTTATCTTATCATGTAGATAATTTCTTGTCAAGATTAATATTATATGATCGAACATTATATCTCTTTCATCTCGTTGTTTATTGGTATTGCTTAGAAATAATATTGGATTTATAATCCTATCGATGTGATAAGTATCCCCGTGCCTTCTCTTTACGATGATAAATAACCTACTTAACTCAGTGGTTAGAGTATTGCTTTCATACGGCAGGAGTCATTGGTTCAAATCCAATAGTAGGTATAACTTATTAGACACCATGATCAATGGTGTCTAATAAGTTTCGTCAGCTAGTTACAAAATCAAATCGTATTGAGAGCCTCGACGCGTGTCCGAGCTCGTCTGAGAGCTAGATTAGCCTCAATTGTTTGTCTCTTGCCTTCAGCTTTTCTCAAGTTCGCCTCTGCTATTTCAAGAGTTTGCTGAGCTTCTTGTGGATCAATGTCACTATTCTTCTCTGCATCATTTACTAAAATAGTAATTTCATTATTGCCTATTCTAGCAAAACCGCCCATCAGAGCCATTGTTAACCATTGGTTATTAAGGCGTATTTTCAAAATACCTATATCAACAGCTGTGGCAATCGGCGCGTGATTTGGTAATACGCCAATTTGTCCACTATTAGTAGATAAAATGATTTCTTTTACTTCTGAATCCCAAACAATTCGATTCGGAGTCAGTACACAAAGATTTAAGGTCATTTCTTCAATTTACTCTCCATTTCTAAGTTCGTAGCCTTCGCAGTAGCTTCATCGATGTTACCCACTAAGTAAAAGGCCTGTTCAGGAAGAGAATCAAATTCTCCGGAAAGGATCAAATTAAACCCTCTAATTGTTTCCGCTAGCCCAACATATTTTCCCGGAGAACCTGTAAATACTTCTGCTACGAAAAAAGGTTGTGATAAGAAACGCTCAATCTTTCGTGCTCTTGCGACGGTTAAGCGATCCTCTTCGGATAATTCGTCCAACCCCAGGATAGCTATAATGTCCTGAAGCTCCTTGTAACGTTGTAAAGTTTGCTTTACTTGTTGCGCAGTTTCATAATGTTCCTCGCCAACGATTCGAGGTTGTAGCATAGTTGACGTTGAATCTAAAGGATCTACCGCTGGATAGATACCTTTAGCAGCTAATCCTCTTGATAGTACGGTAGTCGCATCTAAATGTGCAAATGTGGTGGCAGGAGCAGGGTCAGTCAAATCGTCTGCAGGTACATAAACTGCTTGAATAGAGGTTATGGACCCTTTTTTCGTAGAAGTAATTCTTTCTTGTAAAGAACCCATTTCGGTACTAAGGGTGGGTTGGTAACCCACAGCAGAAGGCATTCTACCCAATAAAGCGGATACCTCGGATCCTGCTTGTACAAAACGGAAGATATTGTCGATAAATAGAAGTACGTCTTGCTCATTAACATCTCGGAAATATTCTGCCATAGTTAAGGCAGTCAGACCAACTCTCATACGAGCTCCCGGCGGTTCATTCATCTGACCGTAGACTAGGGCTACTTTGGAGTCCGCAAGGTTTAGTTCATTAATGACTCCAGATTCTTTCATTTCCATGTAAAGATCATTTCCTTCACGAGTTCGTTCGCCTACTCCACCAAATACGGATACACCACCATGAGCTTTGGCAATGTTGTTGATCAATTCCATAATTAGTACTGTTTTACCCACGCCAGCCCCACCGAATAGTCCGATTTTTCCCCCACGACGATAAGGGGCCAAAAGATCTACTACTTTAATTCCTGTTTCAAAAATAGATAAGGTTGTATCTAAGTCTATAAAAGCAGGCGCGGATTTATGGATAGGAGATGTTGTGAGAGTATCGACAGGACCTAAATTATCAACAGGTTCCCCAAGTACATTGAAAATTCGTCCTAGAGTCGCTCCGCCGACTGGAACACTTAGAGGATTTCCCATATCAACCACGTCCATCCCTCTCTTTAAACCCTCGGTCGCGCTCATAGCTACAGCTCTAACTCGGTTGTTTCCTAATAATTGCTGTACTTCACAAGTCACATTAATTTCTTGACCAAGCGTATCTCGACCCTTAACCACCAGAGCATTGTAAATATTAGGCATCTTGCCCGGGGGAAAGGCTACATCCAGTACCGGACCAATGATTTGGGCAATACGTCCCAGGTTGTTTTTTTCACGTATTGAAACCGCTGGATCCGAAGTAGTAGGATTTATTCTCATAATAAAAAATATGTTCAATTTTGTTGCGAAATTTTTCGAATACAGAAAAAATCTTCGATAGTAAATTCATTGGTTAATTCAATAATAAATGGGAGTAAGCACTCGATTTCATTGGTACCACCCAAGCGAATATGCAATTCAATTTTTTACTTAATTAAATTTCAATGAAGGAATAGTCGTTTTCAAGCTCAACTAACCAAAACCTAGTTTTAAAATAAAAAATATATGAATAAAAAAAATTTTTGTGGAAAGTCTTTGATTTATTTGTCATAATAGGCAAGACTTTGTTTTATCTAGCCAATTCCGAAATGGAACTCTATTTATGATTCATTATTTCGATCTCATTAGCCTTTTTTTTTTCATATTTTCATTTTAGCATATCCGGTTATGCGTCCCATCGATATCAACCCCCCCTTGTTTTTCATTTTCATGGATGAATTCCGCATATTGTCATATCTAGGATTTACATATACAACATATATTACTGTCAAGAGTGATTTTATTATTATTTTAATATTAAATATTTCGATTTATAAAAAGTCAAAGATTCAAAACTGGAAAAACAAGTATTAGGTTGCGCTATACATATGAAAGAATATACAATAATGATGTATTTGGCGAATCAAATATCATGGTCTAATAAAGAATCATTCTGATTAGTTGATAATTTTGTGAAAGATTCCTGTGAAAAAGGTTAATTAAATCTATTCCTAATTTATGTCGAGTAGACCTTGTTGTTTTGTTTTATTGCAAGAATTCTAAATTCATGACTTGTAGGGAGGGACTTATGTCACCACAAACAGAGACTAAAGCAAGTGTTGGATTCAAAGCTGGTGTTAAAGAGTATAAATTGAATTATTATACTCCTGAATATGAAACCAAGGATACTGATATCTTGGCAGCATTCCGAGTAACTCCTCAACCCGGAGTTCCACCTGAAGAAGCAGGGGCTGCGGTAGCTGCTGAATCTTCTACTGGTACATGGACAACTGTGTGGACCGATGGGCTTACCAGCCTTGACCGTTACAAAGGACGATGCTACCACATCGAGCCCGTTCCAGGAGAAGAAACTCAATTTATTGCGTATGTAGCTTACCCATTAGACCTTTTTGAAGAAGGGTCTGTTACTAACATGTTTACCTCAATTGTGGGTAACGTATTTGGGTTCAAAGCCCTGGCTGCTCTAC from the Brassica napus chloroplast, complete genome genome contains:
- the atpB gene encoding ATP synthase CF1 beta subunit, encoding MRINPTTSDPAVSIREKNNLGRIAQIIGPVLDVAFPPGKMPNIYNALVVKGRDTLGQEINVTCEVQQLLGNNRVRAVAMSATEGLKRGMDVVDMGNPLSVPVGGATLGRIFNVLGEPVDNLGPVDTLTTSPIHKSAPAFIDLDTTLSIFETGIKVVDLLAPYRRGGKIGLFGGAGVGKTVLIMELINNIAKAHGGVSVFGGVGERTREGNDLYMEMKESGVINELNLADSKVALVYGQMNEPPGARMRVGLTALTMAEYFRDVNEQDVLLFIDNIFRFVQAGSEVSALLGRMPSAVGYQPTLSTEMGSLQERITSTKKGSITSIQAVYVPADDLTDPAPATTFAHLDATTVLSRGLAAKGIYPAVDPLDSTSTMLQPRIVGEEHYETAQQVKQTLQRYKELQDIIAILGLDELSEEDRLTVARARKIERFLSQPFFVAEVFTGSPGKYVGLAETIRGFNLILSGEFDSLPEQAFYLVGNIDEATAKATNLEMESKLKK
- the atpE gene encoding ATP synthase CF1 epsilon subunit yields the protein MTLNLCVLTPNRIVWDSEVKEIILSTNSGQIGVLPNHAPIATAVDIGILKIRLNNQWLTMALMGGFARIGNNEITILVNDAEKNSDIDPQEAQQTLEIAEANLRKAEGKRQTIEANLALRRARTRVEALNTI